The Rhodococcus sp. ABRD24 genome contains the following window.
CGGCGTCGAACCGCACCCGCCGCTCGTCGTCGCCGCCCGGGCCCGCGTTGCAGACTGGCCGTCGATCACCGTTCTCGAGGGCTCCGCCGAGGCGATCCCGATACCGGACGGCAGTGTCGACGTTGTGCATGCGCGCACCGCGTACTTCTTCGGCCCGGGCTGCGGCCCGGGGATTCTCGAGACGATGCGGGTGCTGCGTCCCGGAGGAGTGCTGGCCGTCGTCGATCTCGACGCGACTGTCGGTCCGTACGGACGATGGATGCGTGCAGATCTACCGCAGTACGATCCGGCCGCGGTCGAGGCGTTCTTCGAAGCGCAGGGCTTCGCGATGCAGCGGGTGCTCACCCGCTGGGAGTTCGCCGACCGGGACGCCCTGCGGTCCGTGCTGGGCATCGAGTTCACCGCGCGGACCGCAGCTCGCGCGTTCGCCGAAACCCCCGGCCTCGGGCTGGAAGTCGGATATCGCATTCATACGAGATCGGCGCCGAACGGGCTCGTCCTCGGATCGGGTTAGTGGTACTCGGAGTATTGACAACGAGCGCCGTCCTCGTGTGAGGTGAGCCACATGACCTCTCCGCGGTGGACTCGTTGGGTAGCAGTGCTGTCGGGCTTGTGCCTTGCCGTGGTTACCGCGGGTATGGCTGAGGCCGCACCGACGGACTTCTATCGTGCGCCCGCCTCGATGCCGGGCAAGGCCGGTGATGTGGTCAAGGCCGAGCCGTATCCGCCGGCACTGTCCATTCCGAACCAGGAGGGCCCGTGGCCATCGGGCGCCCAGCGGATCATGTATCGCAGCACCGATGCCCACGGATCCGGCGTAGCCGCGACCGCGACGTACTTCGATGCGAGCCTGCCGTGGACGGGTGCCGGTGCGCGCCCGCTCGTCGTTCTCGCACCGGGGACTCAAGGGCAGGGTGACCAGTGCGCGCCGTCGAAGCTCTTCACCCAGATCGTTCACTACAACTACCCGCTCGATCTCGCCGTCGGTTACGAGATCCTGCAGGCGTATGCGTTGCTCTCGCGTGGAATGGATGTGGTGGTGATCGACTATCAGGGTTTGGGCACCGACGGCATGCACAGCTACGTGGATCGGCGCGCTCAGGCCCACGCCGTGCTGGACGCTGCCCGCGCGGTGAAGGCGCTGCCCGGCAAACGAATCGGTGACGACAGCCCGATCGGCTTGTGGGGGTACTCGCAGGGCGGGGGAGCGGCGGCCGCTGCGGCCGAGATGCAGGGCACGTACGCGCCCGAGCTGAATGTCCGCGCGACGATGGCCGGCGGACCGCCGGCCGATCTACGGTCCGTCGCCGCCGCCCTCGACGGTGGCGGTCTGGCAGTTGGGCTTCTCGGTTACGCGATCAACAGCATCTACGCGGGCTACCCGGAGACTCGGGCCGAGATCGACGGCGTTCTGACTCCAGCGGGGCGGCAGGCGTTCGACGACATTGCGAACCAGTGCGTCCCGGAGACTATTGCGCGATATGGGCTGCGCAGCACATCGGACTGGACCCGGGACGGTCGATCGATCGCCGACCTGATCGACGACCTGCCTGCGGTGCGGGCGGCGGTGGACGAGCAGCGGATCGGACGTTCGACTCCGAACGGCCCGGTCCTGATCGTGCAGGGGCGCAACGACGACCTGATCCCTTACGCGCAGGCGCAGCAACTCGCGACCGATTGGTGCGATCGGGGCGCGACGGTGCAGCTCTGGACCGCTGAGCTCCCGCCGATCGCACCGGGGTTCGTCGTCGGACACGGACTACCGATGGTGTCCGGCCTGACGGTGGGGCTCGATTGGATGGTGGACCGCTTCAACGGTGTCCCGGCGCCGTCGACCTGTGCTGGGTGACAGCTAGTCCAGTCCGAACGCCTTGGCCAGATCGGTGACCTTCTTGGCCTTCGCGAGCTGCGGGAGGTCACTGCCGGCGCGGACACGTTCACCGTCCGCGCCGAGGTCTGCGATCACCTCACGGGCCCAGGCGACGTCGTGGGCGCTCGGACTCAGGGCTCGGTTGACTGTGGCGGCCTGATCGGCATGCAGGCACAGTTTGCCGGTCAGTCCGAGCGACACCGTCGCGTCGCAATCCCGCTGCAGGATGGTCTCGTTCGCGGAGATCGTCGGCCCATCGATCGGTCCACCCGGAAGTCGTGCGGCCCGGCTCGCGACTACCAGGCGCGACCGCGGGTACGACATCGCCATCACGTCGTCGCTCATCCCGGTGTCCCGCCGGAAGTCGCCGCTGCCGAACGCGAGGCGGAAGGTGCCGTCCGCGCGCGCGATCTCCGGAGCTGCCTCGAGGCCGACGGCGGATTCGATCAACGCCAGGATCGGTGTTCCCGGTGCCAGTTGTTCGGCAGTGGCATCGATCTGCCCGCCGCTCTCGGTCTTCGCAAGCATCACGCCGCTGAGGCCCGGCAGGTCGGACACCGCGGCGAGGTCGTCGGCCCAGTGCGGAGTGGTGGCGTCGTTGACACGCACCCATGCTGTGCCGTGCCGGCTCAGCCAGTCGACCACCGCGGCGCGCGCCGCGGGCTTGTTGTCCGGCGCGACCGCGTCCTCGAGGTCGAGGATCATCGCATCGACGGTCGGTGGGCGGTCGAACGCATCCGGCCTGCTGCCCGCCACCAGCAGCCAGGACCGGGCGAGATCGGGCCGGACGGTGGTGCGCTGCGGTTGCTGAGTGCGGCTCGTCACAGATCTTGCTCCTCATGTGGAAGTCGGTATGTCCATCGTGCTCCCACGTCGTCGAGCCAGCTACCCGACTGCGGTCAGCCGTGATCGGTGCCGGCGCCTGCCCGCTTCGCGATCCGGCGGATCTGGACGATCCGCACGCCGCCCGCGAGGGCCATGATCAGCGCTCCCGCGATAGCGGCCAGCAAGAGACTGACACCGGCGGGGAGTGTGAACTCCCAGACGAACATGTTGAAGGTCACAGAGCCGAGGTTCTGGAGGATGAAGATGAGCAGCAGGATCAGCACGAGGATCCCGATGACGAGTCCGGTCCACGTCGATGCTGCCCGGGTACGCCCGATCTTCTCGGCTTCGTGGGCGGGCTGTGGACCGGTGGCCTCGTGTGCGCCCACCGACTGGGGTGGGATCCGGGGCTTGTCGGGGACCGCTTCGGATTCGTTTCCCGGTGTCTCGGTCATATGTCGATCATCGCCCACAGTATGGCTTTGCGCACGCGCATCAGTTTCGCAGGGCCGGTAATGGGACAATG
Protein-coding sequences here:
- a CDS encoding class I SAM-dependent methyltransferase — protein: MSRRGGRGARGTIPSPNIWHWPDVYEIENHAQDVGGAVFDVLTELADWRGRDVLDLGCGAGFHLPVFGSTARSVIGVEPHPPLVVAARARVADWPSITVLEGSAEAIPIPDGSVDVVHARTAYFFGPGCGPGILETMRVLRPGGVLAVVDLDATVGPYGRWMRADLPQYDPAAVEAFFEAQGFAMQRVLTRWEFADRDALRSVLGIEFTARTAARAFAETPGLGLEVGYRIHTRSAPNGLVLGSG
- a CDS encoding lipase family protein, whose product is MTSPRWTRWVAVLSGLCLAVVTAGMAEAAPTDFYRAPASMPGKAGDVVKAEPYPPALSIPNQEGPWPSGAQRIMYRSTDAHGSGVAATATYFDASLPWTGAGARPLVVLAPGTQGQGDQCAPSKLFTQIVHYNYPLDLAVGYEILQAYALLSRGMDVVVIDYQGLGTDGMHSYVDRRAQAHAVLDAARAVKALPGKRIGDDSPIGLWGYSQGGGAAAAAAEMQGTYAPELNVRATMAGGPPADLRSVAAALDGGGLAVGLLGYAINSIYAGYPETRAEIDGVLTPAGRQAFDDIANQCVPETIARYGLRSTSDWTRDGRSIADLIDDLPAVRAAVDEQRIGRSTPNGPVLIVQGRNDDLIPYAQAQQLATDWCDRGATVQLWTAELPPIAPGFVVGHGLPMVSGLTVGLDWMVDRFNGVPAPSTCAG
- a CDS encoding CoA ester lyase; this encodes MTSRTQQPQRTTVRPDLARSWLLVAGSRPDAFDRPPTVDAMILDLEDAVAPDNKPAARAAVVDWLSRHGTAWVRVNDATTPHWADDLAAVSDLPGLSGVMLAKTESGGQIDATAEQLAPGTPILALIESAVGLEAAPEIARADGTFRLAFGSGDFRRDTGMSDDVMAMSYPRSRLVVASRAARLPGGPIDGPTISANETILQRDCDATVSLGLTGKLCLHADQAATVNRALSPSAHDVAWAREVIADLGADGERVRAGSDLPQLAKAKKVTDLAKAFGLD
- a CDS encoding lipopolysaccharide assembly protein LapA domain-containing protein, coding for MTETPGNESEAVPDKPRIPPQSVGAHEATGPQPAHEAEKIGRTRAASTWTGLVIGILVLILLLIFILQNLGSVTFNMFVWEFTLPAGVSLLLAAIAGALIMALAGGVRIVQIRRIAKRAGAGTDHG